The Micromonospora sp. Llam0 genome includes a window with the following:
- the pafA gene encoding Pup--protein ligase, whose product MERRIFGLETEYGVTCTYRGQRRLSPDEVARYLFRRVVSWGRSSNVFLRNGARLYLDVGSHPEYATPECDSVTDLVAHDRAGERILEGLLVDAEKRLHDEGIAGEIYLFKNNTDSAGNSYGCHENYLVSRHGEFGRLADVLIPFLVTRQLICGAGKVLQTPRGAVYCLSQRAEHIWEGVSSATTRSRPIINTRDEPHADAERYRRLHVIVGDSNMNEVTTLLKVGSADIVLRMIEAGVVMRDLSLENPIRAIREVSHDITGRRKIRLASNKEVSALEIQQEYLARATEFVERRGGDQTAKRVVELWGRALRAVETGDLDPVAREIDWVTKLKLIERYQRKHDLPLSHPRVAQMDLAYHDLRRGRGLYALLERRGQVDRVATDPEIFEAKETPPQTTRARLRGEFIRHAQEKRRDFTVDWVHLKLNDQAQRTVLCKDPFRAYDERVERLIASM is encoded by the coding sequence ATGGAACGGCGAATCTTCGGGCTCGAAACCGAGTACGGTGTCACCTGCACCTACCGCGGCCAGCGGCGGCTGTCGCCGGACGAGGTGGCGCGCTACCTGTTCCGCCGGGTGGTCTCCTGGGGGCGGTCCAGCAACGTCTTCCTCCGCAACGGGGCCCGGCTCTACCTCGACGTCGGATCCCACCCGGAGTACGCCACCCCGGAGTGTGACTCGGTCACCGACCTGGTAGCGCATGACCGGGCCGGCGAGCGGATCCTCGAAGGGCTGCTGGTGGACGCCGAGAAGCGCCTGCATGACGAGGGCATCGCCGGCGAGATCTACCTGTTCAAGAACAACACCGACTCGGCCGGCAACTCGTACGGCTGCCACGAGAACTACCTCGTCTCCCGGCACGGCGAGTTCGGTCGGCTGGCCGACGTGCTGATCCCGTTCCTGGTCACCCGGCAGCTCATCTGCGGTGCCGGCAAGGTCCTGCAGACGCCGCGCGGGGCGGTCTACTGCCTGTCCCAGCGGGCCGAGCACATCTGGGAGGGCGTCTCCTCGGCGACCACCCGGTCCCGGCCGATCATCAACACCCGCGACGAACCGCACGCCGACGCCGAGCGGTACCGCCGGCTGCACGTCATCGTCGGTGACTCCAACATGAACGAGGTGACCACGCTGCTCAAGGTCGGCAGCGCGGACATCGTGCTGCGGATGATCGAAGCCGGCGTCGTCATGCGGGACCTGTCGTTGGAGAACCCGATCCGGGCGATCCGCGAGGTCTCCCACGACATCACCGGCCGGCGCAAGATCCGCCTCGCCTCCAACAAGGAGGTCAGCGCGCTGGAGATCCAGCAGGAGTACCTGGCCCGGGCGACCGAGTTCGTCGAACGCCGGGGCGGCGACCAGACCGCCAAGCGGGTCGTCGAGCTGTGGGGCCGGGCGCTGCGCGCGGTCGAGACCGGTGACCTGGATCCGGTCGCCCGGGAGATCGACTGGGTGACCAAGTTGAAGCTGATCGAGCGTTACCAGCGCAAGCACGATCTGCCGCTGTCCCACCCGCGGGTCGCCCAGATGGATCTGGCGTACCACGACCTGCGCCGCGGCCGCGGGCTGTACGCGCTGCTGGAGCGGCGCGGACAGGTCGACCGGGTGGCCACCGACCCGGAGATCTTCGAGGCGAAGGAGACGCCGCCGCAGACCACCCGGGCCCGGCTGCGCGGCGAGTTCATCCGGCACGCCCAGGAGAAGCGGCGGGACTTCACCGTCGACTGGGTCCACCTCAAGCTGAACGACCAGGCCCAGCGCACCGTGCTGTGCAAGGACCCGTTCCGGGCCTACGACGAGCGGGTGGAGCGGCTGATCGCGAGCATGTGA
- a CDS encoding DUF3866 family protein, with translation MVRWRDGRVTAVRRRWRGAVELDVAVDGEPVRAVAYPELVGEPEPGDRVLLNVSALLMGLGTGGYALVVAVPDRLPPDPPGGRDRSDGHLVKARYTPLQAIVCGVDEEASPHRQVLADAEDLAGMPVVTADLHSALPAIVAGVLADRPRLRVGYVMTDGGALPAGFSRTLDGLSGTLAGTVTVGQCFGGDLEATTVHSGLLAARHVLAADVTVVCQGPGNLGTGTRWGFSGVGVGEAVNAAATLGGRPVGALRISADDPRPRHRGLSHHSSTAYGRVALAPADLVIPADLQAEIADDVAAALGQLVAPIGRHRAVRVATDGLDAALRASPVPLRTMGRDLAGDHAYFLACAAAGRHAAALAGGDSVG, from the coding sequence ATGGTGCGATGGCGTGACGGCAGGGTCACCGCGGTCCGGCGGCGGTGGCGGGGGGCGGTCGAACTGGACGTCGCGGTCGACGGGGAGCCGGTACGCGCGGTGGCCTACCCGGAGCTGGTCGGCGAACCCGAACCCGGCGACCGGGTGCTGCTGAACGTCTCGGCGCTGCTGATGGGGCTCGGCACCGGCGGGTATGCCCTGGTGGTGGCGGTGCCGGACCGGCTGCCGCCGGACCCGCCGGGCGGGCGGGACCGCTCCGACGGGCATCTGGTGAAGGCCCGCTACACCCCGCTGCAGGCGATCGTGTGCGGGGTCGACGAGGAGGCGTCACCGCACCGGCAGGTGCTGGCCGACGCCGAGGACCTGGCCGGGATGCCGGTGGTCACCGCCGACCTGCACTCGGCGCTGCCGGCGATCGTCGCCGGCGTCCTCGCCGACCGGCCCCGGCTGCGCGTCGGGTACGTGATGACCGACGGCGGGGCGCTGCCCGCCGGCTTCTCCCGGACCCTCGACGGGCTGTCCGGCACGCTCGCCGGCACGGTGACCGTCGGCCAGTGCTTCGGCGGCGATCTGGAGGCCACCACCGTCCACAGCGGGCTGCTGGCCGCCCGGCACGTGCTGGCCGCCGACGTGACGGTGGTCTGCCAGGGTCCGGGCAACCTCGGCACCGGCACCAGATGGGGTTTCTCCGGCGTCGGGGTCGGCGAGGCGGTCAACGCCGCCGCCACGCTCGGTGGGCGGCCGGTCGGCGCGCTGCGCATCTCCGCCGACGACCCGCGGCCGCGTCACCGCGGCCTGTCGCACCACAGCAGCACCGCGTACGGCCGGGTGGCGCTCGCCCCGGCGGACCTGGTGATCCCGGCGGACCTGCAGGCGGAGATCGCCGACGACGTGGCCGCCGCGCTGGGTCAACTGGTAGCGCCGATCGGCCGGCACCGCGCGGTACGGGTCGCCACCGACGGTCTCGACGCGGCGTTGCGGGCCAGCCCGGTGCCGCTGCGCACCATGGGCCGGGACCTGGCCGGCGACCACGCGTACTTCCTGGCCTGCGCGGCCGCCGGCCGGCACGCGGCGGCGCTGGCCGGCGGCGACAGCGTCGGCTGA
- a CDS encoding dTDP-4-dehydrorhamnose 3,5-epimerase family protein — translation MKIRELEIEGAWEVTPQQHGDPRGLFLEWYRFDHLAGAVGHPLRLAQGNLSVSARGVVRGIHFADVPPGQAKYISCVRGAVVDVIVDLRVGSPTFGRWTAVRLDDVDRRAVYLSEGLGHGFCAMSDDATLNYLCSTTYNPRAEHGVHPLDADLAVDWPVAAPQLSARDDAAPTLARARADGLLPDYGRCREFAARLSAGESPYAPGQ, via the coding sequence ATGAAGATCCGGGAGCTCGAGATCGAGGGCGCCTGGGAGGTCACCCCGCAGCAGCACGGTGACCCGCGCGGGCTGTTCCTGGAGTGGTACCGCTTCGACCACCTGGCCGGGGCGGTCGGGCATCCGCTACGGCTGGCCCAGGGCAACCTGTCGGTCTCGGCGCGCGGCGTGGTCCGGGGTATCCACTTCGCCGACGTGCCGCCCGGTCAGGCCAAGTACATCAGCTGTGTACGGGGCGCGGTGGTCGACGTGATCGTGGACCTGCGGGTCGGTTCACCGACGTTCGGCCGCTGGACGGCGGTGCGACTCGACGACGTGGACCGCCGCGCGGTCTACCTCAGCGAAGGACTCGGGCACGGGTTCTGCGCGATGTCCGACGACGCCACCCTGAACTATCTCTGCTCGACCACCTACAACCCGCGCGCGGAGCACGGCGTGCATCCGCTCGACGCCGACCTGGCCGTCGACTGGCCGGTCGCCGCGCCGCAGCTGTCCGCCCGCGACGACGCGGCCCCGACACTGGCCCGGGCCCGCGCCGACGGCCTGCTGCCGGACTACGGCCGCTGTCGGGAGTTCGCTGCCCGGCTTTCCGCTGGCGAGTCGCCGTACGCGCCTGGCCAATAA
- a CDS encoding YafY family protein, producing MSRNRTERLVNLVICLLSTRRFLTAAQIAATVPGYEHDPSDVRDHEAFQRKFERDKAELRDLGVPLETGAASAFDSEPGYRIAHREYALPEIPLEPEEAAAVGIAARLWQHAGLAAAASSGLAKLRAAGIDVDPQATLGVEPVVTVDPAFAALTAAARDRRPVTFDYRVPSGDIPTRRRLQPWGVVCWRGRWYVVGHDQDRAATRCFRLSRVVGAVRLAGRAGSFSPPTDVDLISHVARWSDPVERTGVATVLTGPGRAAGLRRGAESCVPGPDGDRLTLRYAEPEALAGQLARYGADVRVLDPPELRELVIQRLKEIVVAHQPAGAEVRG from the coding sequence GTGTCCCGCAACCGGACCGAACGCCTGGTCAATCTCGTGATCTGCCTGTTGTCGACGCGGCGCTTCCTGACCGCCGCGCAGATCGCCGCGACCGTACCCGGCTACGAACACGATCCGTCCGACGTCCGCGACCACGAGGCGTTCCAGCGCAAGTTCGAGCGGGACAAGGCGGAGCTGCGTGACCTCGGCGTGCCGCTGGAGACCGGCGCGGCCAGCGCCTTCGACAGCGAACCGGGCTACCGGATCGCCCACCGCGAGTACGCGCTGCCGGAGATTCCGCTGGAGCCGGAGGAGGCCGCCGCGGTCGGCATCGCCGCCCGGCTGTGGCAGCACGCCGGGCTGGCCGCCGCCGCCTCGTCCGGGCTGGCCAAGTTGCGGGCCGCCGGCATCGACGTGGATCCGCAGGCCACCCTCGGGGTGGAGCCGGTGGTGACGGTCGACCCGGCGTTCGCCGCGCTGACCGCCGCAGCCCGCGACCGGCGGCCGGTGACCTTCGACTACCGGGTGCCCAGCGGTGACATCCCCACCCGGCGGCGGCTGCAGCCCTGGGGGGTGGTCTGCTGGCGGGGCCGCTGGTACGTGGTCGGCCACGACCAGGACCGTGCGGCCACCCGCTGCTTCCGGTTGTCCCGGGTGGTGGGCGCGGTGCGGCTCGCCGGTCGGGCCGGCAGTTTCTCCCCGCCGACCGACGTCGACCTGATCAGTCACGTCGCCCGCTGGTCGGACCCGGTCGAACGTACCGGCGTGGCCACCGTGCTGACCGGGCCGGGCCGGGCCGCCGGCCTGCGGCGCGGCGCGGAGTCCTGCGTCCCGGGCCCGGACGGGGACCGGCTGACGCTGCGCTACGCCGAGCCGGAGGCGCTCGCCGGCCAGCTGGCCAGGTACGGCGCCGACGTGCGGGTGCTCGATCCGCCGGAGCTGCGCGAGCTGGTGATCCAGCGGCTGAAGGAGATCGTGGTGGCGCACCAGCCGGCCGGTGCGGAGGTGCGGGGGTGA